A genomic region of Nitrospirota bacterium contains the following coding sequences:
- a CDS encoding SUMF1/EgtB/PvdO family nonheme iron enzyme has product MENRGVLIGAIIFVFASFILMIVGLVYESYKAKKQRELAASIVTEHRPVAAAVTTDFSMYKTMVGDDGREMVLIPEGPFTMGGKEGDPDEAPEHQVYLSAYWIDKKEVTQAEYDRFVRMTKRGKPFIPVFEDDQSKILKPELPAIGMSWADAEAYCKWADKRLPTEAEWEKAGRGEDRRRYPWGDDFGSGHANVDGDEDGFKYLAPPGSFESGRSPYGLYDMTGNVAEWVADTYGEHYYQKTSYRDPQGPEEGQHKVIRGGSWRETPYKARLSQRFQAKMWRTDSTIGIRCAKDAEEYRAEPRKVKG; this is encoded by the coding sequence ATGGAAAATCGAGGCGTGCTCATCGGGGCGATCATCTTCGTGTTCGCGTCCTTCATCCTCATGATCGTAGGCCTGGTGTACGAGTCCTACAAGGCGAAGAAGCAGCGCGAGCTGGCCGCATCCATCGTGACCGAACACCGGCCCGTGGCCGCCGCCGTGACGACCGATTTTTCCATGTACAAGACGATGGTCGGAGACGACGGTCGCGAGATGGTCCTGATTCCCGAAGGGCCCTTCACGATGGGTGGCAAGGAGGGTGATCCGGACGAGGCTCCGGAGCATCAGGTCTACCTGAGCGCCTATTGGATTGACAAGAAAGAGGTCACGCAGGCGGAGTACGACCGCTTCGTGAGGATGACGAAGCGAGGCAAGCCGTTTATCCCGGTCTTTGAGGACGACCAGTCCAAGATTCTCAAGCCGGAGTTGCCCGCGATCGGTATGTCCTGGGCCGACGCCGAGGCCTATTGCAAGTGGGCGGACAAGCGGCTGCCCACCGAAGCCGAGTGGGAGAAGGCGGGTCGCGGCGAGGACCGGAGGCGGTACCCTTGGGGAGACGACTTCGGCAGCGGCCACGCCAACGTGGACGGAGACGAGGATGGGTTCAAATACCTGGCCCCCCCCGGTTCGTTCGAGTCCGGCCGGAGTCCTTACGGCTTGTACGACATGACCGGCAACGTGGCCGAATGGGTGGCCGACACCTACGGGGAACATTACTATCAAAAGACGTCCTACCGGGATCCGCAGGGGCCCGAGGAAGGACAGCACAAGGTGATCCGAGGCGGTTCGTGGCGGGAAACTCCATACAAAGCCCGACTCTCGCAACGCTTCCAGGCCAAGATGTGGCGGACCGACAGCACGATCGGTATCCGCTGCGCCAAGGACGCGGAGGAGTATCGTGCAGAGCCTCGGAAGGTCAAGGGCTAG
- a CDS encoding cytochrome ubiquinol oxidase subunit I — MVGRSVRASGVGLAGVICLLGLAAALLVLPPVLGAAGGDPVVEGFSRSGQAQSLEAGSAPEEATDVYFHVPGRPVGPPAPPSEAIQYGRYGSLNSRTFVWFVTQQHTYFGGFVLALPIFCVIIELMGLMTRDRAAAARYDRLAHDFLRVALLALSLTAVVGSLMLATFVWFYPSFMSYMGGTFKTMMPIYALVFLGESVALILYYYSWERMAAPALKWVHASVGVLANALGGALLLLANAWAAFMMAPAGVDGQGRFLGNEWHLLHSALWNPLNVHRFLADLMSGGAVVLAYASYRFLTSKSEEERAYYDWVGYIFLFVTVCALLPMPFAGYWLMRSVYEYRQSMGVTMMGGLLTWLFVVQALLIGVLFLGINYYLWQSMGRVRGGERYQPYLQYLTWGLMGCLFVWFTPHTIIMSASEIKAMGGAQHPVIGNYGVMSAKNGAINVMICLTAVSYIFYRRANRSITVPWAKAGNLVLAGLFAVGIANIVWLAVYGFYLPASVRVGLSMPQAFSTLTVLVVGLWINRAMLRDARLLGPIEWGKMSVRGMVVLFGLAAAFTWVMGLMGYIRSSGRLSWHVNEVMPDVSPWAHTPSLGVAAKMVTVNMVVFWLTVLVLFWISSRDRRAIGQPSSAQADGSAMLPSAPGEAQPS, encoded by the coding sequence ATGGTCGGGCGGAGCGTGAGAGCGAGTGGGGTCGGTCTTGCGGGCGTCATCTGCCTCCTGGGTTTGGCGGCCGCTCTGCTCGTCCTGCCACCCGTCCTCGGGGCGGCTGGGGGGGATCCCGTCGTCGAGGGGTTCTCTCGGAGCGGCCAGGCCCAGTCGCTTGAAGCCGGGAGCGCGCCGGAGGAGGCGACCGACGTCTATTTCCACGTGCCAGGGAGGCCCGTCGGGCCGCCCGCTCCTCCGTCCGAGGCCATCCAGTATGGACGGTACGGCTCTTTGAACAGCCGGACCTTCGTCTGGTTCGTGACCCAGCAGCATACCTATTTCGGCGGATTCGTGTTGGCTCTGCCGATCTTTTGCGTGATCATCGAATTGATGGGGCTCATGACGCGGGACCGGGCTGCGGCCGCCCGCTACGACCGGCTGGCCCACGATTTCCTGCGGGTCGCCCTGCTAGCCCTGTCCCTGACCGCGGTCGTCGGGAGCCTGATGCTGGCCACCTTCGTCTGGTTCTACCCCAGCTTCATGAGCTACATGGGCGGAACCTTCAAGACCATGATGCCGATCTACGCCCTCGTCTTCCTGGGGGAGTCGGTCGCGCTGATCCTTTACTACTACAGTTGGGAGCGGATGGCCGCTCCCGCGCTCAAGTGGGTCCACGCGTCGGTCGGCGTGCTCGCCAACGCCCTGGGCGGTGCGCTCCTGCTGCTCGCCAACGCCTGGGCCGCGTTCATGATGGCGCCGGCTGGAGTGGACGGGCAGGGGCGCTTTCTGGGGAACGAGTGGCACCTTCTGCACTCGGCCCTCTGGAATCCCCTCAACGTCCACCGGTTTCTGGCCGATCTCATGTCCGGTGGAGCGGTCGTGCTGGCTTACGCGTCCTATCGGTTTCTCACGAGCAAGTCCGAGGAAGAGCGGGCCTACTACGACTGGGTGGGCTACATCTTTCTGTTCGTGACCGTCTGCGCGCTCCTGCCGATGCCCTTCGCCGGCTATTGGCTGATGCGGTCCGTCTACGAGTACCGTCAGAGCATGGGAGTGACCATGATGGGCGGCCTGCTCACCTGGCTGTTCGTCGTGCAGGCCCTGCTGATCGGAGTGCTGTTCCTGGGCATCAATTACTACCTCTGGCAGAGCATGGGCCGGGTCCGCGGCGGCGAGCGGTATCAACCCTATCTCCAATACCTGACCTGGGGCCTGATGGGCTGTCTGTTCGTCTGGTTCACGCCCCATACGATCATCATGTCGGCCAGCGAGATCAAGGCTATGGGGGGCGCACAGCACCCGGTCATCGGGAACTACGGGGTCATGTCGGCCAAGAACGGCGCGATCAATGTCATGATTTGTCTGACGGCGGTGAGCTACATCTTCTACCGGCGGGCCAACCGGTCCATTACCGTCCCCTGGGCCAAGGCCGGGAACCTCGTCCTGGCCGGCCTGTTCGCCGTCGGGATCGCGAACATCGTCTGGCTGGCCGTCTACGGATTCTACCTGCCCGCCAGCGTCCGGGTCGGGCTCTCCATGCCCCAGGCTTTTTCGACCCTCACCGTGCTCGTCGTCGGGCTGTGGATCAACCGGGCGATGCTGCGCGACGCCAGGCTCCTCGGGCCGATCGAGTGGGGGAAGATGTCCGTTCGGGGCATGGTGGTGCTGTTCGGACTGGCGGCGGCCTTTACCTGGGTCATGGGGCTGATGGGCTATATCCGCTCGTCGGGGCGGCTGTCATGGCACGTCAACGAAGTCATGCCGGATGTCTCGCCCTGGGCCCATACCCCCTCGCTGGGCGTTGCCGCCAAGATGGTCACGGTGAACATGGTCGTGTTCTGGCTCACGGTCCTGGTGCTGTTTTGGATCAGCAGCCGTGACCGCAGAGCGATTGGGCAGCCGTCGTCCGCTCAAGCGGACGGCTCAGCCATGCTCCCCTCCGCGCCGGGCGAGGCGCAGCCGTCGTGA
- a CDS encoding PCP reductase family protein — MAMLTCGCGRWMHTEGVDECPPPAEEETWIVRAECLGCGLKVGAEAPPGEAAALVDRLMWTDDALYELERLPPYVEPLVRQEVLDYARANGRLIVTVAVMRQARQGGAVEWEPEAERRLDRIPGPVRAMARVELERTAVERGHQRVTVALMEEVKARYFGMGSAKREA, encoded by the coding sequence ATGGCTATGCTGACTTGCGGCTGCGGTCGGTGGATGCATACGGAAGGGGTGGACGAATGTCCGCCGCCGGCTGAGGAGGAGACCTGGATCGTGCGGGCCGAATGTCTGGGGTGCGGGCTCAAGGTGGGGGCGGAAGCGCCTCCGGGGGAAGCGGCCGCCCTCGTGGACCGGCTGATGTGGACGGATGACGCCCTCTATGAGTTGGAGCGGCTCCCCCCCTACGTGGAGCCCTTGGTCCGGCAGGAAGTTCTGGACTATGCGCGGGCCAACGGCCGGCTCATCGTCACGGTTGCCGTCATGAGGCAAGCCCGGCAAGGCGGGGCCGTCGAATGGGAGCCGGAGGCCGAGCGCCGGTTGGATCGAATCCCCGGGCCTGTCCGCGCCATGGCGCGAGTGGAGTTGGAGCGGACGGCGGTGGAGCGCGGGCACCAGCGGGTGACGGTGGCGCTCATGGAAGAAGTCAAAGCCCGGTACTTCGGCATGGGGAGCGCGAAACGTGAAGCGTGA
- a CDS encoding DUF3047 domain-containing protein: protein MNGLRSMVCLSRAALPLMLSLSLLGPSGAGPASGQQAGSTVLEDFKNGDADGFPKGWKAQRSEGKAKQAYTIQSEGEVVFLAARKADQRVYKRIAWDPKAAPIVTWRWRLKAVPSGAEPIAAVFVSLDTDLMVIPVATKYVWSATKAKGAVTEGGVFDASEIVVRSGLQPIGTWVEERVNAYEDFKRIHGHEPARQAWGISLLGGPGVEIDFGSITVSSP from the coding sequence GTGAACGGGCTCCGATCCATGGTCTGCTTGAGCCGCGCAGCCCTTCCGCTCATGCTCTCGCTTTCCTTGCTGGGACCGTCGGGCGCCGGGCCGGCCTCCGGGCAACAGGCCGGCTCGACGGTGCTGGAGGACTTCAAGAACGGGGATGCGGACGGATTTCCCAAAGGCTGGAAGGCGCAACGCAGCGAAGGAAAGGCCAAGCAGGCCTATACCATCCAGTCGGAAGGCGAGGTGGTCTTCCTGGCCGCCAGGAAAGCCGACCAGCGTGTGTACAAACGGATCGCCTGGGACCCCAAGGCCGCACCCATCGTGACCTGGCGGTGGCGGTTGAAGGCGGTGCCCTCCGGAGCTGAGCCGATCGCCGCAGTCTTCGTGTCGCTGGACACGGATCTGATGGTCATCCCGGTTGCCACGAAATATGTCTGGAGCGCGACCAAAGCCAAGGGCGCCGTGACCGAGGGGGGCGTCTTCGACGCGTCGGAAATCGTCGTGCGGAGCGGGCTGCAGCCGATCGGGACATGGGTCGAGGAGCGGGTGAACGCCTACGAGGATTTCAAGCGCATCCACGGGCACGAACCGGCTCGGCAGGCCTGGGGCATCTCGCTTCTCGGCGGCCCCGGCGTCGAAATTGATTTCGGTTCGATCACGGTCTCGTCGCCCTAG